In Myxococcus stipitatus, the following are encoded in one genomic region:
- a CDS encoding 4-hydroxy-3-methylbut-2-enyl diphosphate reductase, protein MRRLSSLLSLCVWMLFATGASAASEFSGPWTASTWEKAPDKLHLNLTLPVDGDDRHGQMGFSEPRASFQGLPKADGPATFSLPREAGVLSFTGAFQDGAGAGHYRFAPSERYAKDMAALGYPKLSPLQHFQLAATNVTTQRVKDLAAMGHKDIPLEKLVMVGIFNVSPEYVRELAKAGYDKLSLDELVQGRIHGVTAQRVKDMAVAGYPNLAWEDVVAMAIHGVTPEYVREVRSMGYSGMDADKIVAFRIHGITLEYAKEMRDLGFKDLSADDLTAMRIHGVTTAFVKDMRGMGFKDMEADQFTAMRIHGVTSAFVKEMRDLGFKEITHEELVSFRIHGVTPDFVKKMRDAGYTNITPEELVRLRIHGIDEAFMRSMSKGGGKNPGGK, encoded by the coding sequence ATGCGTCGCCTGTCGTCCCTGTTGTCGCTGTGTGTCTGGATGTTGTTCGCCACCGGAGCCTCCGCGGCCTCGGAGTTCAGTGGCCCGTGGACGGCCTCCACGTGGGAGAAGGCGCCCGACAAGCTGCACCTCAACCTCACCCTCCCTGTCGATGGCGACGACCGCCATGGGCAGATGGGCTTCTCCGAGCCCCGCGCCTCCTTCCAGGGCCTGCCCAAGGCGGACGGCCCGGCCACCTTCAGCCTCCCGCGCGAGGCGGGCGTGCTCTCCTTCACGGGGGCCTTCCAGGACGGCGCCGGCGCGGGCCACTACCGCTTCGCCCCCAGCGAGCGCTACGCGAAGGACATGGCCGCGCTGGGCTACCCGAAGCTCTCGCCGCTCCAACACTTCCAGCTCGCGGCGACCAACGTCACCACCCAGCGGGTGAAGGACCTGGCGGCGATGGGCCACAAGGACATCCCGCTGGAGAAGCTGGTGATGGTGGGCATCTTCAACGTCTCCCCCGAGTACGTTCGGGAGCTGGCGAAGGCGGGCTACGACAAGCTCAGCCTGGATGAGCTGGTCCAGGGCCGCATCCACGGCGTCACCGCCCAGCGGGTGAAGGACATGGCCGTGGCCGGCTACCCCAACCTCGCCTGGGAGGACGTGGTGGCCATGGCCATCCACGGCGTCACGCCCGAGTACGTCCGCGAGGTGCGCTCCATGGGCTACTCCGGCATGGACGCCGACAAGATTGTCGCCTTCCGCATCCACGGCATCACCTTGGAATACGCCAAGGAGATGCGAGACCTGGGCTTCAAGGACCTGTCCGCCGACGACCTCACCGCCATGCGCATCCACGGCGTCACCACCGCCTTCGTCAAGGACATGCGCGGCATGGGCTTCAAGGACATGGAGGCCGACCAGTTCACCGCCATGCGCATCCACGGCGTCACCTCGGCCTTCGTGAAGGAGATGCGAGACCTGGGCTTCAAGGAAATCACTCACGAAGAACTGGTTTCCTTCCGCATCCACGGAGTCACCCCCGACTTCGTGAAGAAGATGCGGGACGCGGGCTACACGAACATCACGCCGGAAGAGCTGGTGCGGCTGCGCATTCACGGAATCGACGAGGCGTTCATGCGTTCCATGTCGAAAGGCGGCGGGAAGAACCCGGGCGGCAAGTAG
- a CDS encoding carbohydrate binding family 9 domain-containing protein: protein MSFEVRGAVALGLALWSLAASAAVEGPGKEQYLRAARAQSPVRVDGRLDEADWAQAPVFDAFVERFPSAGKAPSERTELRILYDEDMLYVGVVARDSEPALIDRRLGRRDSAPYSDTLHVLVDSTHGHRTAYQFSLSAGGVQSDGLYYDDRYYTEDWSGIWAGAAGSVEDGWVAEFAIPLSLLRFPDAPMQTWGFSVRRDIARKNEELESVDNPRNHNANVSRLGHLTGMEDLRPRRRVELMPYLAARGLARPQFSDASRPTPRLLSPSMDVGLDVRAALTSELSLAATFNPDFGEVEADELLLNLSTFEAYFPERRPFFTQGMELFQPVGMGTGDAPLALFYSRRIGLTTPLLGAVKVTGSVGDVQVGVLDAFVTGPWQHQDEERPDHGLRLDWRRPLHVGPGLELPDRPSPTTHFLVAVARGHVGEGSVVGGAVTLANPLSGTCTAEDAALEEDLRPAACRARGGYSGALDFDLKTQDGQWGVYGMMVASRVDGGLPSRTLEDGTRLHDGDSGAGGYLRAGRFGGEGLRPEVGVDVASPTLSLAATGFQRAQNEVSPRATLRYSRPNGMGPFREFYAHAFAASRWTADARRERVVTWLNFLAEATLPSFDVVGLETGANLNGFDVRELSRTGVALERHNRAFVSVYGETNPKRILALDATFSLGHRFKGGPSASAWGWYAEASLSLRPHPSLETELSVSNDLTDHGPRYVETRSPREFLLGELESQFLSLTLRQQWVLTPRLTLQGYAQLFTAHGTYGPFFTATSDARNRRIRLDSLVPVDHQDDSSFYDTALNVNVVARWEYQLGSTFFVVYSRTQQGLPVAERERPHVTLRPRRLTSGPATDALMLKWSYYWDA from the coding sequence ATGTCATTCGAGGTGAGAGGGGCCGTCGCGCTCGGGTTGGCGCTGTGGAGTCTGGCGGCGAGCGCGGCGGTGGAGGGGCCCGGGAAGGAGCAGTACCTCCGGGCGGCGCGGGCACAGAGCCCGGTTCGGGTGGATGGACGGCTGGATGAGGCGGACTGGGCGCAGGCGCCCGTCTTCGACGCCTTCGTGGAGCGCTTCCCCTCGGCGGGCAAGGCCCCGTCGGAGCGGACGGAGCTGCGCATCCTCTACGACGAGGACATGCTGTACGTGGGCGTGGTGGCGCGAGACTCGGAGCCGGCGCTCATCGACCGGCGGCTGGGGCGGCGCGACAGCGCACCCTACTCGGACACGCTGCACGTCCTGGTGGACTCCACGCACGGACACCGCACCGCGTACCAGTTCTCCCTCTCCGCCGGTGGCGTGCAGAGCGACGGGCTCTACTACGACGACCGCTACTACACCGAGGACTGGAGCGGCATCTGGGCGGGAGCGGCGGGCAGCGTGGAGGACGGCTGGGTGGCGGAGTTCGCCATACCGCTCTCGTTGCTGCGCTTCCCGGACGCGCCGATGCAGACGTGGGGCTTCTCCGTGCGGCGCGACATCGCGCGCAAGAACGAGGAGCTGGAGTCGGTGGACAACCCGCGCAACCACAACGCCAATGTGTCGCGGCTGGGCCACCTGACGGGCATGGAGGACCTGCGGCCGCGCAGGCGCGTGGAGCTGATGCCGTACCTGGCGGCGCGGGGGCTCGCCCGGCCCCAGTTCTCGGACGCGTCGCGGCCCACGCCCCGGCTGCTCAGCCCATCCATGGACGTGGGGTTGGACGTGCGCGCGGCGCTCACCAGCGAGCTGTCGCTGGCGGCCACCTTCAACCCGGACTTCGGCGAGGTGGAGGCGGACGAGCTGCTGCTCAACCTGAGCACCTTCGAGGCGTACTTCCCCGAGCGGCGGCCCTTCTTCACCCAAGGCATGGAGCTGTTCCAGCCGGTGGGCATGGGCACGGGTGACGCGCCGCTGGCTCTCTTCTATTCGCGACGCATCGGCCTGACGACACCGTTGCTCGGCGCGGTGAAGGTGACGGGCTCGGTGGGCGACGTGCAGGTGGGCGTGCTGGATGCGTTCGTCACCGGCCCCTGGCAGCACCAGGACGAGGAGCGCCCGGACCACGGCCTGCGCCTGGACTGGCGTCGTCCGCTGCACGTGGGCCCGGGGCTGGAGCTGCCGGACCGGCCCTCTCCCACCACGCACTTCCTGGTGGCCGTGGCGCGAGGGCACGTGGGTGAGGGCTCGGTCGTGGGCGGCGCGGTGACCCTGGCCAATCCGCTGTCGGGCACCTGCACCGCGGAGGACGCGGCGCTCGAGGAGGACCTCCGGCCGGCGGCGTGCCGGGCGCGCGGCGGGTACTCGGGCGCGCTCGACTTCGACCTGAAGACCCAGGACGGCCAGTGGGGCGTGTACGGGATGATGGTGGCCTCGCGCGTGGATGGCGGCCTTCCCTCGCGGACGTTGGAGGATGGCACGCGGCTGCATGACGGAGACTCGGGCGCGGGGGGCTACCTGCGCGCGGGCCGCTTCGGCGGCGAGGGGCTGCGTCCGGAGGTGGGCGTGGACGTGGCCTCCCCCACGCTGTCGCTGGCGGCCACGGGCTTCCAGCGCGCGCAGAACGAGGTGTCACCTCGGGCCACGCTGCGCTACTCGCGGCCCAACGGGATGGGCCCCTTCCGTGAGTTCTACGCCCACGCCTTCGCGGCCTCGCGGTGGACGGCGGATGCGCGCCGGGAGCGCGTCGTCACCTGGCTCAACTTCCTCGCCGAGGCCACGCTGCCCAGCTTCGACGTGGTGGGCTTGGAGACCGGCGCGAACCTGAATGGCTTCGACGTGCGGGAGCTGTCGCGGACGGGCGTGGCCCTGGAGCGTCACAACCGCGCGTTCGTGAGCGTGTACGGCGAGACGAACCCCAAGCGCATCCTCGCGCTGGATGCCACCTTCTCCTTGGGCCACCGCTTCAAGGGAGGGCCCAGCGCCTCCGCCTGGGGCTGGTACGCGGAGGCCTCGCTGTCGCTGCGGCCCCACCCGTCCCTGGAGACGGAGCTCTCCGTGAGCAACGACCTGACGGACCACGGGCCGCGCTACGTGGAGACACGGAGCCCGCGCGAGTTCCTCCTGGGAGAGTTGGAGTCGCAGTTCCTGTCGCTCACGCTGCGTCAGCAGTGGGTGCTGACGCCCCGGCTCACCTTGCAGGGCTACGCGCAGCTCTTCACCGCGCACGGCACCTACGGCCCGTTCTTCACCGCCACGTCCGACGCACGCAACAGACGCATCCGGTTGGACTCGCTGGTGCCCGTGGACCACCAGGACGACAGCAGCTTCTACGACACGGCGCTCAACGTGAACGTCGTCGCGCGGTGGGAGTACCAGCTCGGCTCCACGTTCTTCGTCGTCTACTCGCGCACGCAGCAGGGGCTGCCCGTCGCGGAGCGCGAGCGGCCCCATGTCACGCTGCGCCCCCGCCGGCTCACGTCGGGACCAGCCACCGACGCGCTGATGCTCAAGTGGAGCTATTACTGGGACGCGTGA
- a CDS encoding fibril protein, with protein sequence MDTFALGGVEEEDVMVSLRIACLGLLMLSACASSTHASVVRKPRETAPASVASRSGHESTYGYRAEDPVRVGWGNPGVLAFFELLRGPEGQRIAWKRLGPCCDNTARPEHAGLEVYEVSYEGLNLPVRLFIDPNHGAAIRAPHGFTIEGLSSREPPPEQPAPPGVIEL encoded by the coding sequence ATGGACACCTTCGCCTTGGGTGGCGTGGAGGAGGAGGACGTCATGGTCTCGCTGCGAATCGCCTGTCTCGGACTGTTGATGCTGTCGGCGTGCGCTTCATCAACCCATGCGTCGGTGGTGCGCAAGCCTCGGGAGACGGCCCCGGCCTCCGTGGCGAGCCGCTCCGGCCACGAGAGCACCTATGGCTATCGCGCGGAGGACCCGGTGCGCGTGGGCTGGGGCAACCCGGGCGTGCTGGCCTTCTTCGAGCTGCTCCGCGGCCCTGAAGGCCAGCGCATCGCGTGGAAGCGGCTGGGGCCCTGTTGCGACAACACGGCCAGGCCGGAGCACGCGGGCCTGGAGGTGTACGAGGTGAGCTACGAGGGGCTCAACCTCCCGGTGCGCCTGTTCATCGACCCGAACCACGGGGCCGCGATTCGCGCGCCCCACGGCTTCACCATCGAGGGCCTCTCCTCCCGCGAGCCGCCCCCCGAGCAGCCCGCGCCGCCCGGGGTCATCGAGCTGTAA
- a CDS encoding DUF885 domain-containing protein: MRIRVAVLLLASLSACASHPKDGSQSSSSLPTPARSATVAYSQFIREYMDWLAASNPVRATQLGFHEHDAHLQDVSRAGLNRRAEALRGWLTRLEQVNCANLSGDEALDSEMLRNAIRAELLTLEEEHVWERNPSAYVGVISGGLSSLSSRDFSPLAERMHDMRSRMARIPSVLEAAKTNLQDVPRLWAQQAIRDARGTQVFLRVDLPRALAAQGVDKVPAPDVEAFNAAREEALKQMQGFTEWLEKDLLPRANGDFRLGRELFEKKLSLEEFITLDADQLRDINERAITEYKAWVARETAKVDPTQPPEVVMATLAKDHPASEELIPLARTQLAELQRFVREKNILTLPSDTLPSVRETPPYERLGFASMDTPGPFEGRAKEAWFNITNVEPEWSTEEKAQHLTYFNRAGLLGITVHEAMPGHFVQLLYGARIPTDVRKVYTPASVVEGWAHYAEQMMVDEGLGQGDPAVRLGQLRRALQRHARWYAALALHVYNEPVDVVAKRFAEIAYFEPFPALREVERGTSNPTYLYYALGRMQILKLREDYRKSLEAQGKKFVLKDFHDRFLQLGLPVSLARKVLIPGDTSPSLE; this comes from the coding sequence ATGCGCATTCGTGTCGCTGTTCTGTTGCTGGCCAGTCTCTCCGCGTGTGCATCACACCCGAAGGATGGGTCGCAGTCCTCCTCTTCCTTGCCCACGCCCGCCCGCTCGGCGACGGTGGCCTATTCACAGTTCATCCGCGAGTACATGGACTGGCTCGCCGCCTCGAATCCCGTGAGGGCCACGCAGCTGGGCTTCCACGAGCACGACGCGCACCTCCAGGATGTCTCGCGCGCGGGCCTGAATCGGAGGGCGGAGGCCCTGCGAGGCTGGCTCACGCGGCTGGAGCAGGTGAACTGCGCCAACCTCTCCGGGGACGAGGCGCTCGACAGCGAGATGCTGCGCAACGCCATCCGCGCGGAGCTGCTCACGCTGGAAGAGGAGCACGTCTGGGAGCGCAACCCGAGCGCCTACGTGGGTGTCATCTCCGGCGGGCTGTCCTCGTTGTCCTCGCGCGACTTCTCGCCCCTGGCCGAGCGGATGCACGACATGCGCTCCCGCATGGCTCGCATCCCGAGCGTGCTGGAGGCGGCGAAGACCAACCTCCAGGACGTGCCCCGGCTGTGGGCGCAGCAGGCCATCCGCGACGCGCGGGGCACGCAGGTCTTCCTGCGCGTGGACCTGCCTCGCGCGCTGGCGGCGCAGGGTGTGGACAAGGTCCCCGCGCCGGACGTGGAGGCCTTCAACGCCGCGCGCGAGGAGGCCCTGAAGCAGATGCAGGGCTTCACCGAGTGGCTGGAGAAGGACCTGCTGCCGCGCGCCAATGGCGACTTCCGTCTGGGCCGCGAGCTGTTCGAGAAGAAGCTGTCGCTGGAGGAGTTCATCACGCTCGACGCGGACCAGCTGCGCGACATCAACGAGCGGGCCATCACCGAGTACAAGGCCTGGGTGGCGCGCGAGACGGCGAAGGTGGACCCGACGCAGCCCCCCGAGGTGGTGATGGCCACCCTGGCGAAGGACCATCCGGCGTCCGAGGAATTGATTCCCCTGGCGCGCACGCAGCTGGCGGAGCTCCAGCGCTTCGTGCGCGAGAAGAACATCCTCACGTTGCCTTCGGACACGCTGCCGTCGGTGCGCGAGACGCCGCCCTATGAGCGGCTGGGCTTCGCGTCCATGGACACGCCGGGCCCCTTCGAGGGCCGGGCCAAGGAAGCCTGGTTCAACATCACCAACGTGGAGCCGGAGTGGTCCACCGAGGAGAAGGCGCAGCACCTGACGTACTTCAACCGCGCGGGCCTGTTGGGCATCACCGTGCACGAGGCCATGCCCGGCCACTTCGTGCAGCTGCTCTATGGCGCGCGGATTCCCACGGACGTGCGCAAGGTCTACACCCCGGCCTCCGTCGTGGAGGGCTGGGCCCACTACGCCGAGCAGATGATGGTGGACGAGGGCCTGGGGCAGGGCGACCCGGCCGTGCGCCTGGGCCAGCTGCGCCGCGCGCTCCAACGTCACGCGCGTTGGTACGCGGCGCTGGCGCTGCATGTGTACAACGAGCCGGTGGACGTGGTGGCGAAGCGCTTCGCGGAGATTGCCTACTTCGAGCCCTTCCCCGCGCTGCGCGAGGTGGAGCGCGGCACCTCCAACCCCACGTACCTGTACTATGCGCTGGGGCGCATGCAGATTCTGAAGCTGCGCGAGGACTACCGGAAGTCGCTCGAGGCGCAGGGGAAGAAGTTCGTGCTGAAGGACTTCCACGACCGCTTCCTGCAACTGGGGCTGCCCGTGTCGCTCGCGCGCAAGGTGCTCATCCCCGGCGACACGTCGCCGTCGCTGGAGTGA